TTCGGCATCCGGCGGCAAGAGAAAAGAATAAATAGCCAAGGGCAAAATTGGTTTACCAGGTTCGTAATTGGAAAATTGCCCAGGCATCAAAATCACTTGATAACCGTTTTCTTCACCGAAGATGAAATCATCGGATGGAAAAGAAAACTTGTGAAAAATTGAACCCGAGAAAAGAAAAAAAGGAAAAAGGAGAAAAAATAAAAAATACTTCATCACTCCTCCATTTTATAATTTACGGATCTATTTTTGATTTGTCAAATTGTTCCCTATCTTTTTCCGTTAATTGCGACGATAAATTTAAGGTAAAATAATAATCTTCCTTTCTTCTTTCCAATCGCCTCCAGAAAGGCGGAGGAGATAAACTCCAGCCGGTAAGTTCTTTATCATAAAAAAGCCCTTATCGCTCTTTTCCGTATGGACAAGGTATCCCAGGGGATTGTAGATTTTTAGGGTTGCTAAATTCTTTTTCGGGAGATGATAACTCACTTTAAGCAAACCTCTTATTGGGTTTGGGATAAAAGAGAGGGGGTAACCTTCTGAGTTTCTTATTAACTCTCCAACCCCGGAGACCCGCCTTACGGAGACTGAATCCAGTGCCCGGTCATTTTCTAAGTTCTCATCCCGAGAAAGTTCCGTAGAGCAGGAGACAATAAAATTTCCCAACTCTAAGGCGGTCCAATCCGGAAAAGTGAGATAGAGGTAAGTTCTCGGATTGTGGTCGGAAACAGAGACGGTGGTATCATAAGATGAGCCAATCTTTAGTCGTACCGAGTAACTCTCCGTTAAATTGCCGTAGTTATAAACCGAACAGGCGGGCGTAATCACTGCTCCCGAATCTACAATACCGGTTGGGGCAATAATTTTGGTGCAACCGACATCGTGCCGGCCGACGACGGTGATAGAAAAGTGGAAGGTATCGTTTGCTTTCCGAGTATCACTACTTAAATTGGTATAGCATATACCATCGTAATTCCCTTCGGGCAGATTTACTAACCAATCAAATCGCACAGTGTCAGATTGGTTTGGATTTAGTGAGATATATTCGGTGTCAACATAGAGGTTGGCGACCTTAAAAATTACCGGTAGGTTCGGCTCGGCAAAACCCGCCAATTCTCGGCAGAAGGCTTTAATTCGGTAGGTAGAGTCAATAAAGACGGTGTCATTTTCTTTTAAGCCGGTTAAAGAATCTAAACTGACATCGTGGTATTCAACAACCACTCCCATCTCCATATCTCCGTAATAAGGATTCCACTGGGTATAATTCCCTAAGGAGTCATGTTTCCAATGGTAACCAGTTGGTGCTTGAACCCCATCATTATCCCGCAACCAGTTTAAGCCATAATCCGTGGAATGAGCCGGATGATGGGCGTCAAGAAGGAAGAGATAGAATTTCCCATCCCAGATTGTGCATTTTGGTGGTGGTAAGGCGTGGTAGATAAAGGAAGTGGAGTAGGTCGTGGTGAGGGTATCATATTTGCGCAAAGTCAAGCCCGGGGCGCCGCCACTCCCATCATCGTCAACAATCCGAATCTGCATTGAGTCGTATCGTAAACGAAAGACCCGATGGTGGACACCGGTAATGATTGCCGGATAATATTCTGGTTCTAATTTTACTCCGAAGCCGAAGAGATAACCGACACCGGTATAACCGCCATTGTAGGGGCTATAGTCGTGCCAATAGAGGGTATCATAACCGGGGAAAGCCTTTTCCGAGGTTTTATATCTTCCTAAGATACCGATATTCTTTCCGGAAAAATTTAGTTCCTGAATCGTCGTTATTTCCTTACCTTCCGTAAGGGTAGCGACCTCGCCAAATAAAGAGGATAGGAAGAAGCCGGTAATTAATGTAAAAGAAGTAAGAAAAGAAAAGAACCTTAACATTTTACCTCCCATTTCTTTTTTCTTTATCAGTAATTATAAGATAAAATTTGGCAAAAGCAAGGGCTCATTCCTTCTTGCCTCGGGGCGAAGCCACGGGTGGCTCTAAAATCTTCCCTTCTTTATATCCTCTTTTAACCCCTTAAATTACCTACTCAATTACCCCTCTGGTTATTCTCCGGATTATACTTCCAAAATTAGGCTCCTTTTTTGGAGCCTTATTTATTATCTTTATTGCCCTTTTAATTAGGTCTTTTATGAGGCTTCCATTTATACTCCGAACATCGCCTCCTATCTCGTTCCCCCCAATTTATAAAAATAAACTCCTCCCTTTTGGTGAGAGAACTTTTCGTATCTAGTTTTGAAGATGTCAACCGCTCTCTCATTGACAAGGAGAAATTTTATAATAAAATTCACTATGTTTACTTTCATCTTTCTTTGTTATTACCTTTTTTCTTTCCCGGATTACGGTTGGCCCATCGCACCCCAAAATCAGGTCCATCCCTTAGGCAATAACTGGGGAAATTTCCAAAATTATGGCAGTGGTTCTTATTTCCATAACGGTATTGATGTGATAACCCCTAATCAACAAGGTCAGCCGGTCTATGCGGTCGCCAAAGGCTGGGTGAAGGCTTGGTTAACAATCCAAGCGGAATATCACTGGCGCTTAGCAATCTGTGACTCCAACTTAAATTATACCGGAAGGGCACCGGGTTGGCTCTATGCCCACATTGACCCCAATCGGTATCACAAACAAGAAGGGGATTCCGTTCTCCCCGGAGAACTAATTGGTTATTTAGTCCCTTGGCCCGTCTCCGGTTTTGACCATATCCATTTCGCTCGCATCTCAGATACCGGAAGGCTCTGGCGGAGAACTTCTTCTCAACCCCAAAATCCCACCTGGTGGTTTATCCAAAACCCTTTAACTTTAATCCAACCGAATACCGACACTGTGAAACCAACATTTCAAGATGCCCGAGCCGGACAACGCTTTGCCTTCTGCCGGAATAATTCTTCCACCTACCTTGAACCTCAAAACCTCTCCGGAGATGTTGACATTATCGCCCGGATTTATGATAAGACCGGTTGGACCACCGGTAACGCTACTTGGGATAAGTTGGCACCTTATAAGATAGAATATTCTATATCCGGACCGAGAAGTGTACCTCAAACCCTTTCTTTAATTTTTAAGTACGACCTCTTCTCTTCTACGGATACGATTACGGTTAAGACCGTTTATAAAAGAGATGCTACCTGTCGGAGTCTGGGTGATTATAATAACCGAGAATATTTTTTCATTATTACCAATACCGATGGCGATTCCCTAATTGAGCGGACTGATACTACGGGTAAATGGCGGACTAGTGATTTCCCGGACGGAAACTACTGGGTGAAAGTAATTGCCTACGATGTGGCTGGTAACTGGACCGCGGAGAGTATGCAAGTTCGGTTAAATAATGGGGTTGGGATTTCCGAAGGGAAAAAGATAGAAAAGAGTTTAAGGGAAGAGAAGGATTTAGTTTATGACGCCTTGGGGAGAAGGGTTGAGAAAGGCTCTCTTCTCCAAAATCGGGGAATATTTTTCATTTTGGAAGGAAAGGGAGTAAGAAAGAAAGTGTTGATTAAATAGTTTAGGAGGTCCTTATGAAGAAGTTCTTATTTTTTATCTTTTTTGCCTTCCTCTTTGCGGAAAATCCCTTTCTGCCCAAGGGGAAAGGTATCTTTTTACCCTCCACCCAAAAAGAGGAGTTCAAGGTCGGTTTTTGGGATATTAAACCATTTGACCCGGCCTTTGAAAAACCACCGCTTCTGCCCGAACTCCTCCTTGATGATTATCCCAATGACGGTACCGGTTATTATCTTATCCAATTTGCCCAACCGATTTACCAAAATTTCTTAAATGATTTATCAAGGATGGGCATTAATCTTTTAGGTTTCCACTCTCGCTATTTAGCAATCGCCAAGATGAACGGCGGGCAAGCGGAAGCGGTAAGAAAGTTACCATTTATCCGCTGGGTTGGGATCTATCAACCAGGTTATAAGTTCCATTCCCAAACTTTGGCAGATGAGGGCTATGGGAGAATTACGGTTACCCTCTTCTATCCCGAAGATATTGAAGAGGCAATTTCTACCATCAAAACCCTTGGGGGCAAGGTTGTCCGTTACGGCGTCTCGGATGCCTTTAAGGTGATTGAAGTTGATTGCGACCGAGAGTTGGTGAAAGAGATTGCCAAATTACCATTCGTCTTTTCAATTGAAGAGTGGCATCCCGCGGAATTGGAGAATGAGCAATGCCAATGGGTGGTTCAGACCTGGTCGCAGAATAATAGAAGGATTTGGGACCAAGGGGTTTACGGCGTTGACCAGATTTTAGGCTACACCGATACCGGCCTTGATGTCAACCATTGGGCATTTAGAGACCCGAATGTGGCAATTACTGATACCGGTGAGTTTCCCAATCATCGGAAGGTGGCAGTCTTTAAGAATTATACCTATCAGGGAGTTGGTGACCCAGATGGCCACGGTACCCATGTCGCCGGTACAATTGGAGGTAATGATTCAATCAATGGCGGGACAAATCCCAATGATGGCCATTCTAAAGGAGGTCGGATTAGTGTTCTTTCCCCAATTCCTCAGCCAACCGGTTGGGACTTAACCGGTCCTTTCAATATGTTGACCAATTGGCTAAGAAATCCCCAATTAAGGGCAAGGACAATCTCTAATTCCTGGTGGACGGGGACGAGGGGGCAATATACCAATGCCAGTGCCTCAACCGATCTTTTCTGCTGGCAGAATAAAGATGTTGTTTTGATTAAGTCCTGCGGCAATCAGGGGCAATCTTCCCAATACCTAATAACTGAACCGGGAAACTCCAAATCAATCATCGCCTGCGCCTCTTTGCAGAATGGATTAAATTCTACTGTCCTCTCTTCCTATTCCTCCCGTGGTCCAGCACCAGATGGCAGAATAAAACCGGATATTTCGGTTCCTGGAGAAGGAATCTATTCCGCACAGAGAAATACCCAGAATAGTTATGTTTCAATGTCTGGAACTTCAATGGCTGCTCCTTGTGTCAATGGGAGTATCGGTTTAATTCGGGAATACTTAAAGAAAGGCTTCTATCCTTCGGGACAGAGAAATCCGGATGATTCTTTTTCCTATGTCTCGGCTGCCTTACTAAAGGCATGCGTTTTAGTCTCCGCGGACCCTAATATCGGCTCTTATACCATCCCTTCAGAATATGTGGGCTGGGGAAGGTTAAACTTGGACTCGGTCTTATATTTTTCTCAACCAACCCCGGATAGAAGAAAACTCTTTTTATACGACGATACTGTCGGTTTGGCGACTGGTGAATATGTTGATTACGAGTTTGAAGTGAATGACCAGATTCCTTTAAGAGTAGCGGTTGTCTGGACCGATACTGCCGCTGCCCCCGGTACTAACCCTTGTCTAATCAATAACCTCAATTGTCAACTCACCGCGCCGGATGGATCTTTCTATCGGGGGAATATCTATTCCGAGGGGCAGTCGGTAAGAAATCCCAGTCAACCATTTGATAACCTAAACCCCTTAGAACTCTTCCGAATTAATTCACCTCCCTTGGGAAGATGGAATTTAAGGATTCAAGCGCAGAATGTTGTCACCCAGCGTCAGCCCTATGCGGTTGTTGTTACCGGTGGTCTATTCATCCGACCGCCTTCTGGTGTGAGATACCATCGCCATCTAATTGTTGATAATCCTCCCGGAGGTAATGGTGACGGCATAATCAA
This sequence is a window from candidate division WOR-3 bacterium. Protein-coding genes within it:
- a CDS encoding T9SS type A sorting domain-containing protein yields the protein MLRFFSFLTSFTLITGFFLSSLFGEVATLTEGKEITTIQELNFSGKNIGILGRYKTSEKAFPGYDTLYWHDYSPYNGGYTGVGYLFGFGVKLEPEYYPAIITGVHHRVFRLRYDSMQIRIVDDDGSGGAPGLTLRKYDTLTTTYSTSFIYHALPPPKCTIWDGKFYLFLLDAHHPAHSTDYGLNWLRDNDGVQAPTGYHWKHDSLGNYTQWNPYYGDMEMGVVVEYHDVSLDSLTGLKENDTVFIDSTYRIKAFCRELAGFAEPNLPVIFKVANLYVDTEYISLNPNQSDTVRFDWLVNLPEGNYDGICYTNLSSDTRKANDTFHFSITVVGRHDVGCTKIIAPTGIVDSGAVITPACSVYNYGNLTESYSVRLKIGSSYDTTVSVSDHNPRTYLYLTFPDWTALELGNFIVSCSTELSRDENLENDRALDSVSVRRVSGVGELIRNSEGYPLSFIPNPIRGLLKVSYHLPKKNLATLKIYNPLGYLVHTEKSDKGFFMIKNLPAGVYLLRLSGGDWKEERKIIILP
- a CDS encoding S8 family serine peptidase, whose product is MKKFLFFIFFAFLFAENPFLPKGKGIFLPSTQKEEFKVGFWDIKPFDPAFEKPPLLPELLLDDYPNDGTGYYLIQFAQPIYQNFLNDLSRMGINLLGFHSRYLAIAKMNGGQAEAVRKLPFIRWVGIYQPGYKFHSQTLADEGYGRITVTLFYPEDIEEAISTIKTLGGKVVRYGVSDAFKVIEVDCDRELVKEIAKLPFVFSIEEWHPAELENEQCQWVVQTWSQNNRRIWDQGVYGVDQILGYTDTGLDVNHWAFRDPNVAITDTGEFPNHRKVAVFKNYTYQGVGDPDGHGTHVAGTIGGNDSINGGTNPNDGHSKGGRISVLSPIPQPTGWDLTGPFNMLTNWLRNPQLRARTISNSWWTGTRGQYTNASASTDLFCWQNKDVVLIKSCGNQGQSSQYLITEPGNSKSIIACASLQNGLNSTVLSSYSSRGPAPDGRIKPDISVPGEGIYSAQRNTQNSYVSMSGTSMAAPCVNGSIGLIREYLKKGFYPSGQRNPDDSFSYVSAALLKACVLVSADPNIGSYTIPSEYVGWGRLNLDSVLYFSQPTPDRRKLFLYDDTVGLATGEYVDYEFEVNDQIPLRVAVVWTDTAAAPGTNPCLINNLNCQLTAPDGSFYRGNIYSEGQSVRNPSQPFDNLNPLELFRINSPPLGRWNLRIQAQNVVTQRQPYAVVVTGGLFIRPPSGVRYHRHLIVDNPPGGNGDGIINPGELIEMPTWVKNYNTYPVLGVKTFLRLRQPDPNITITDSFKYFSRIEANDSAFTGSDGFNFNVASSCTNGYAIPFNLVTKDTLDSLWESRLTLFVGTPVLFAQGLIVWDSQPGGNNNGRVDPGEYASLAVGVRNQGLGHGYNVTAILKSGDSRFVILDS